One genomic window of Diospyros lotus cultivar Yz01 chromosome 8, ASM1463336v1, whole genome shotgun sequence includes the following:
- the LOC127808000 gene encoding uncharacterized protein LOC127808000 isoform X2 — protein MSSLTVKPSFPAQSSSSSSSSSSPVLVSCRSNRLRSSVSFRRKVNNVGRFSLRAQSQDSSQNNKTSNASDSKAPNGTLKSRREILLEYVKNVQPEFMELFVKRASPQVVDAMRQTVTNMIGTLPPQFFAVTVTTVAENLAQLMYSVLMTGYMFRNAQYRLELQQGLEQVALPEVQDKKDLPDYAPGTQKKVSGEVIRWNNVSGPEKMDAMKYIELLEAEIEELNRQVGQKAADGQNELLEYLKSLEPQNLKELTSSAGEDAVLAMNTFIKRLLAVTDPGQMKTTMTETSAPELANLLYWLMVVGYSIRNIEVRFDMERVLGTPPKLAELPPGENI, from the exons ATGTCTTCGTTGACAGTGAAACCTTCATTTCCAGCACAATCGTCgtcgtcatcttcttcttcttcttcgccggTTCTCGTTTCGTGTCGAAGTAATCGCCTGCGTTCTTCAGTCAGCTTCCGGAGAAAGGTAAACAACGTAGGGAGGTTCTCTTTGAGAGCTCAGTCTCAAGATTCGTCGCAGAATAACAAAACTTCTAACGCCAGCGATTCCAAAGCCCCTAACGGCACTCTG AAGAGCAGGAGGGAAATACTATTGGAGTATGTAAAAAATGTGCAGCCAGAGTTCATGGAGTTGTTTGTGAAAAGGGCGTCCCCACAG GTAGTTGATGCAATGCGCCAAACAGTGACAAATATGATTGGGACACTACCGCCTCAGTTCTTTGCAGTGACAGTAACCACT GTTGCAGAAAATCTAGCGCAACTCATGTACAGTGTTTTGATGACCGGTTATATGTTTAGAAATGCACAATATCGGTTGGAATTGCAACAAGGTTTGGAACAAGTTGCTCTACCAGAGGTGCAAGATAAGAAG GATTTGCCAGATTATGCACCGGGCACACAAAAAAAGGTATCTGGTGAAGTTATCAGGTGGAATAATGTTTCTGGTCCTGAGAAAATGGATGCAATGAAATATATCGAGTTACTTGAAGCAGAAATTGAGGAACTTAATCGTCAAGTAGGTCAGAAAGCTGCAGATGGACAGAACGAATTGTTGGAATATCTCAAGTCTCTTGAGCCTCAAAATCTTAAG GAATTAACTAGTAGTGCTGGAGAGGATGCTGTGCTGGCAATGAACACGTTCATAAAACGCCTCTTGGCTGTTACAGATCCTGGACAGATGAAG ACGACTATGACAGAGACGAGCGCTCCGGAACTTGCAAATCTGCTCTATTGGCTGATGGTAGTTGGGTACAGCATTCGCAACATTGAAGTTCGTTTTGATATGGAACGAGTCCTTGGCACCCCACCAAAGCTTGCGGAGTTGCCTCCAGGCGAGAACATTTAA
- the LOC127808000 gene encoding uncharacterized protein LOC127808000 isoform X1 → MSSLTVKPSFPAQSSSSSSSSSSPVLVSCRSNRLRSSVSFRRKVNNVGRFSLRAQSQDSSQNNKTSNASDSKAPNGTLQKSRREILLEYVKNVQPEFMELFVKRASPQVVDAMRQTVTNMIGTLPPQFFAVTVTTVAENLAQLMYSVLMTGYMFRNAQYRLELQQGLEQVALPEVQDKKDLPDYAPGTQKKVSGEVIRWNNVSGPEKMDAMKYIELLEAEIEELNRQVGQKAADGQNELLEYLKSLEPQNLKELTSSAGEDAVLAMNTFIKRLLAVTDPGQMKTTMTETSAPELANLLYWLMVVGYSIRNIEVRFDMERVLGTPPKLAELPPGENI, encoded by the exons ATGTCTTCGTTGACAGTGAAACCTTCATTTCCAGCACAATCGTCgtcgtcatcttcttcttcttcttcgccggTTCTCGTTTCGTGTCGAAGTAATCGCCTGCGTTCTTCAGTCAGCTTCCGGAGAAAGGTAAACAACGTAGGGAGGTTCTCTTTGAGAGCTCAGTCTCAAGATTCGTCGCAGAATAACAAAACTTCTAACGCCAGCGATTCCAAAGCCCCTAACGGCACTCTG CAGAAGAGCAGGAGGGAAATACTATTGGAGTATGTAAAAAATGTGCAGCCAGAGTTCATGGAGTTGTTTGTGAAAAGGGCGTCCCCACAG GTAGTTGATGCAATGCGCCAAACAGTGACAAATATGATTGGGACACTACCGCCTCAGTTCTTTGCAGTGACAGTAACCACT GTTGCAGAAAATCTAGCGCAACTCATGTACAGTGTTTTGATGACCGGTTATATGTTTAGAAATGCACAATATCGGTTGGAATTGCAACAAGGTTTGGAACAAGTTGCTCTACCAGAGGTGCAAGATAAGAAG GATTTGCCAGATTATGCACCGGGCACACAAAAAAAGGTATCTGGTGAAGTTATCAGGTGGAATAATGTTTCTGGTCCTGAGAAAATGGATGCAATGAAATATATCGAGTTACTTGAAGCAGAAATTGAGGAACTTAATCGTCAAGTAGGTCAGAAAGCTGCAGATGGACAGAACGAATTGTTGGAATATCTCAAGTCTCTTGAGCCTCAAAATCTTAAG GAATTAACTAGTAGTGCTGGAGAGGATGCTGTGCTGGCAATGAACACGTTCATAAAACGCCTCTTGGCTGTTACAGATCCTGGACAGATGAAG ACGACTATGACAGAGACGAGCGCTCCGGAACTTGCAAATCTGCTCTATTGGCTGATGGTAGTTGGGTACAGCATTCGCAACATTGAAGTTCGTTTTGATATGGAACGAGTCCTTGGCACCCCACCAAAGCTTGCGGAGTTGCCTCCAGGCGAGAACATTTAA